AGTGCTAAGTTACTTACATGCTTCCGACCTCCAGGGGCACCCTGGCCCTCACCGCTCTGGCCCCGCTCGTCTGGGGCTCCACCTACCTGGTCACCACCGAGTACTTGCCGCCGGACCGGCCGCTGCTCACCGCCACGCTCCGGGCGCTGCCCGCCGGGCTGGTCCTGCTGGCCGTCACCAGGCGCCTGCCGAAGGGCGGTTGGTGGTGGAAGGTCGCGCTGCTCGGCACGCTCAACATCGGGCTCTTCCTCGCCCTGCTGTTCGTCGCGGCCTACCGGCTGCCCGGGGGAGTGGCCGGGGTGCTCGGCGCCGTGCAGCCGCTGCTCGCGGCCGGGCTGGCGATCCCGCTGCTCGGCGAGCGGCCCGGCGGGCGGGCCCTGCTGGCGGGGCTGGCCGGAGTCTTCGGGGTCGCGCTGGTGGTCCTCAAGGCCACCGCCCAACTGGACACCATCGGCGTCCTGGCCGGCCTGGCCGGGGCCGGGGCGATGGCGGTCGGCACCGTACTGACGAAGC
This genomic interval from Kitasatospora gansuensis contains the following:
- a CDS encoding EamA family transporter: MLPTSRGTLALTALAPLVWGSTYLVTTEYLPPDRPLLTATLRALPAGLVLLAVTRRLPKGGWWWKVALLGTLNIGLFLALLFVAAYRLPGGVAGVLGAVQPLLAAGLAIPLLGERPGGRALLAGLAGVFGVALVVLKATAQLDTIGVLAGLAGAGAMAVGTVLTKRWGRPEGVGPLAMTGWQLTAGGLLLLPAALLVEGMPPALTGTNLLGYLYLAVPNTLVAYWLWFRGIGKLPASSVAFLGLLSPVSATAIGWIALDQALTPVQLLGMAIALGSTAVGALFGTRVRQTGARGTATPTSQKVASRVHG